One part of the Marinihelvus fidelis genome encodes these proteins:
- a CDS encoding SH3 domain-containing protein: MRQTPEFWIDRCRAPDTVLMPPEAIEAFNRDAYARDPSLVDLAHFSRQLSAADVQARIEATSRRPAMALRHADGSEVTEADWQGYQAACNPGGVDDTVDVVFAMAHLRADMRTWPSADVVFRDEETRHLDRFQENTLFPGDVVAVLHRSQDGQWLFVQSHNYAAWVLVGSLATGDRADMLAWRDAPERVVVTAAFVDAQFNEPEHDRGALALEMGASLPICQGGEEGAGRWPVRLPVADSAGGLAFADAFLPATEGVRRGWLPYTRRHLVELAFRFLGEPYGWGHSRNARDCTGLVSEVYRAMGFVLPRNSAQQGHSPIGINTRFAEDATVAEKLEHIRGADVGDLLYSTGHVMMFLGLVDNEPWVIHDLAGAGWMDDEGQYHEREFSGVSVTPLVSLHMSRDVTYLDEMYAIKSIRAGVGES, translated from the coding sequence ATGCGCCAGACGCCGGAATTCTGGATCGACCGATGCCGCGCGCCGGACACGGTGCTGATGCCGCCCGAGGCGATTGAGGCCTTCAATCGCGACGCTTACGCCCGTGACCCCAGCCTGGTCGACCTGGCGCACTTTTCCAGGCAACTGTCCGCGGCCGACGTGCAGGCACGCATCGAGGCGACCAGTCGCCGGCCAGCTATGGCCCTGCGCCACGCCGACGGCAGCGAGGTGACCGAGGCGGACTGGCAGGGCTACCAAGCCGCATGCAACCCTGGCGGCGTGGACGACACCGTGGACGTGGTGTTCGCGATGGCCCACCTTCGCGCCGACATGCGCACCTGGCCGAGTGCCGATGTTGTTTTCCGCGACGAGGAAACCCGCCACCTGGACCGATTCCAGGAGAACACGCTTTTCCCCGGCGACGTGGTCGCCGTGTTGCATCGAAGCCAGGATGGCCAGTGGCTGTTTGTGCAGTCACATAATTATGCCGCGTGGGTGCTTGTCGGCTCGCTGGCGACCGGCGACCGGGCTGACATGCTCGCCTGGCGTGACGCGCCGGAGCGGGTGGTGGTGACCGCGGCCTTTGTCGATGCGCAATTCAACGAGCCCGAACACGATCGTGGCGCCCTGGCGCTGGAAATGGGCGCCAGCCTGCCAATTTGCCAGGGGGGCGAAGAAGGGGCAGGCCGATGGCCGGTCCGCCTGCCGGTGGCTGACTCCGCGGGCGGGCTGGCTTTCGCCGATGCCTTCCTGCCTGCGACCGAGGGTGTGCGCCGCGGTTGGCTGCCGTACACGCGGCGGCACCTGGTCGAGCTGGCGTTTCGGTTCCTGGGTGAGCCCTATGGCTGGGGCCATTCACGCAATGCCCGCGACTGCACAGGGCTGGTGTCCGAGGTCTACCGGGCCATGGGCTTCGTGTTGCCGCGCAACTCGGCGCAGCAGGGCCACAGCCCCATCGGCATCAACACGCGCTTCGCCGAAGACGCCACCGTCGCCGAGAAACTCGAACATATCCGCGGCGCCGATGTCGGCGACCTGCTGTACTCCACCGGCCATGTCATGATGTTCCTGGGCCTGGTGGATAACGAACCCTGGGTGATCCACGACCTGGCCGGCGCCGGCTGGATGGATGACGAGGGGCAGTATCACGAACGCGAGTTCAGTGGCGTGTCGGTCACGCCGCTGGTTTCGCTGCATATGTCGCGCGACGTCACTTACCTGGACGAGATGTACGCGATCAAATCGATCAGAGCTGGGGTTGGAGAGTCATGA
- the nagA gene encoding N-acetylglucosamine-6-phosphate deacetylase: MTRTALVNGRVFDGDTTLEDATVVVDDGVIAEVRAASDGATAADKTIDLHGRWLAPGLIDIQVNGGGGRLLNDDPSVDTIRTMGAAHRRFGTTGFLPTLISDSADVMCRALTAVRQATAEGVPGVLGIHVEGPFLDPGHRGIHDDRHFRPISDEDIELLTPRGDEVVLLTIAPERYGPTMVRRMVDAGIRVYGGHSGATFEQAREALDAGLSGFTHLFNAMTPFTSRAPGMVGAALQDPNSYVGLIADGHHVHPASVAVAHAAKARDRMLLVTDAMSTIGAEGDSFEWNGETIHVADGALRLADGRLAGSHLDMISAVRNMARFTGIDRTAALRMAATVPAMALGRDHELGYIRPGYRASLVELDDDFSVVGSWIDGQREAYREPG, translated from the coding sequence ATGACACGGACTGCGCTGGTCAACGGCCGGGTTTTTGACGGCGACACAACGCTTGAAGACGCGACCGTTGTCGTTGATGACGGTGTAATCGCCGAGGTACGGGCCGCTTCCGACGGCGCGACGGCGGCTGACAAGACCATCGACCTGCACGGCCGCTGGCTGGCGCCCGGGTTGATCGACATCCAGGTGAACGGCGGTGGCGGCCGGTTGCTGAACGACGACCCCAGCGTGGACACGATCCGAACCATGGGCGCAGCGCACCGCCGCTTTGGCACCACCGGCTTTTTGCCCACCCTGATCAGCGACAGCGCGGACGTGATGTGCCGGGCCTTGACGGCCGTCCGCCAGGCCACGGCCGAAGGCGTGCCCGGCGTGCTCGGCATTCATGTCGAAGGGCCGTTCCTGGACCCGGGGCACCGAGGCATCCACGACGACCGGCATTTCCGTCCAATCTCGGACGAAGATATTGAACTGCTCACACCACGTGGTGACGAGGTGGTGCTGCTGACCATCGCACCGGAGCGCTACGGCCCGACCATGGTGCGGCGCATGGTCGACGCCGGCATCCGCGTCTATGGCGGGCACAGCGGCGCGACCTTCGAACAGGCGCGCGAGGCACTGGACGCAGGTCTCAGCGGCTTCACCCACCTGTTCAACGCCATGACGCCGTTCACCAGCCGCGCGCCCGGCATGGTGGGCGCGGCGCTGCAGGATCCGAACAGCTATGTCGGTCTGATCGCCGACGGCCATCACGTGCACCCGGCCAGCGTCGCCGTGGCCCATGCGGCCAAGGCCCGTGACCGCATGCTGCTGGTGACCGACGCCATGTCGACCATCGGCGCGGAAGGCGACAGCTTTGAATGGAACGGCGAGACCATCCACGTGGCCGATGGCGCACTGCGTCTCGCCGATGGCCGCCTGGCCGGCTCGCACCTGGACATGATCAGCGCCGTGCGCAACATGGCGCGATTCACCGGCATCGACCGCACGGCCGCTTTACGCATGGCCGCGACCGTGCCGGCCATGGCCCTGGGGCGCGATCATGAACTGGGGTATATCCGGCCCGGCTATCGCGCCAGCCTGGTGGAACTCGATGACGACTTCAGCGTGGTGGGCAGCTGGATTGACGGACAGCGCGAGGCGTACCGTGAGCCGGGCTGA
- a CDS encoding dipeptide epimerase: MKIERVRFGMLRVPLATPFKTSLRTVDEIADVVVMVDTDDGRTGYGSAPATAVITGDTHGSIIEAIHKVIAPNIIGMEVGNLNAITDHIQKSIIKNYSAKAAMEIAVYDLFGQLYGAPIYKLLGGGESVIVTDITISVDYIDKMVDDAVAACDAGFETLKVKVGKDPEMDIERIKAIYTATADKALIRLDANQGWSPKQAVSVLRALEESGVQLELVEQPVLGEDIEGMKYVTERVHTPVMADESSFGPREAIELIRNRAADIINIKLMKTGGITNAVKIADIAGIHGIECMIGCMLESSIGVAAAAHVAAAKSSVITKIDLDTPSLGKYDPVTSGVRFEGPEIRITDAPGLGIENIDGLEPLDVANGAGRHC, translated from the coding sequence ATGAAAATAGAAAGAGTCCGTTTCGGGATGCTGCGGGTGCCGCTGGCCACGCCGTTCAAGACGTCCCTGAGGACGGTGGATGAAATCGCCGATGTCGTGGTCATGGTCGATACCGACGACGGCCGCACCGGTTACGGCAGCGCGCCGGCCACCGCGGTGATCACCGGCGACACGCATGGCTCGATTATCGAGGCCATTCATAAGGTCATTGCGCCCAACATCATCGGCATGGAGGTCGGTAACCTGAATGCGATCACCGATCACATCCAAAAGTCGATCATCAAGAACTACAGCGCCAAGGCGGCCATGGAAATTGCCGTCTACGACCTGTTCGGGCAGCTGTATGGCGCGCCGATCTATAAGCTGCTGGGCGGCGGCGAGTCGGTGATCGTCACCGATATCACCATCAGCGTGGACTACATCGACAAGATGGTGGACGACGCCGTCGCCGCCTGTGATGCCGGCTTCGAGACCCTGAAAGTGAAGGTGGGCAAGGACCCGGAGATGGACATCGAGCGCATCAAGGCCATCTACACCGCCACCGCCGACAAGGCGCTGATCCGGCTGGACGCCAACCAGGGCTGGTCGCCCAAGCAGGCGGTGTCCGTGCTCCGCGCACTGGAGGAATCCGGCGTGCAGCTGGAGCTGGTTGAGCAGCCGGTGCTGGGCGAGGACATCGAGGGCATGAAGTACGTCACCGAGCGCGTGCATACGCCGGTGATGGCGGATGAAAGCTCGTTTGGGCCGCGCGAGGCGATCGAGCTGATTCGTAATCGCGCCGCGGACATCATCAATATCAAGCTGATGAAGACGGGCGGCATCACCAACGCCGTGAAGATTGCCGATATCGCCGGCATCCATGGCATCGAGTGCATGATCGGCTGCATGCTGGAATCCAGCATCGGCGTGGCCGCGGCCGCGCACGTGGCGGCGGCCAAGTCGTCGGTCATCACCAAGATCGACCTGGACACGCCGTCACTGGGCAAATACGACCCGGTGACCAGCGGTGTGCGCTTCGAGGGGCCGGAAATCCGTATCACCGATGCGCCGGGCCTGGGCATCGAGAACATCGACGGCCTGGAACCGCTGGACGTGGCCAACGGCGCGGGGCGACACTGCTGA
- a CDS encoding sodium:solute symporter, translating into MDLNISLIDALIVIAYLAGVMVFGLWMGRGQHTLADYFLGSRSLPWWALLLSIVATETSTVTFLSLPGIAAAPGGDLTFLQITIGYIAGRLLIIRFLLPLYFRGQNFTAYQVLESRFGRLSRRAASSLFLVTRNVSDALRLFLTALVLQIVLGLDLSVSVVLLGLITIAYTLMGGARSVIWNDCLQFVVYMVGALAAWMIIVDRVPGGMTAVTEFARESGRLRLFDFEFSLLKPTMTFWAGLVGGAFLTAATHGTDQLMVQRYLSGRNQRDAAKALAASGFIVAGQFAVFLLIGVALAAFYALSPAMAGLDAPAGDRLFATFIVDEMPAGLAGITLASVFAAAMSTLSSSLNSSATALVNDVWLPLRREPLDAAGQLRAGRLATALFGVVQVGIALAFGALDFSESVVANVLKVAGFASGPVLGVYLLGVFAHGVRQPAAIAGFVVGVLILSVLAFGTALYWPWYAAAGALVTLAAGMAAQKVMR; encoded by the coding sequence ATGGACCTGAATATTTCGCTCATCGACGCCCTGATCGTGATCGCCTACCTGGCCGGCGTCATGGTGTTTGGCCTGTGGATGGGCCGCGGGCAGCACACCCTGGCGGATTACTTCCTGGGCTCGCGCTCCCTGCCCTGGTGGGCGTTGCTGCTGTCCATCGTCGCCACCGAGACCAGCACGGTCACCTTCCTGAGCCTGCCGGGCATTGCCGCGGCACCAGGTGGCGACCTGACCTTCCTGCAGATCACGATCGGCTACATCGCCGGCCGCCTGCTGATCATCCGTTTCCTGCTGCCGCTGTATTTCCGCGGTCAGAATTTCACCGCCTACCAGGTGCTGGAGTCGCGCTTCGGTCGCCTGAGCCGGCGTGCCGCGTCGTCCCTGTTCCTGGTCACGCGCAATGTCAGTGATGCCTTGCGGTTGTTCCTGACCGCCCTGGTGCTGCAGATCGTGCTGGGGCTCGATTTGTCGGTTTCCGTGGTGCTGCTCGGGCTGATCACCATCGCCTACACGCTGATGGGCGGCGCCCGCTCAGTGATCTGGAACGACTGCCTGCAGTTTGTCGTATACATGGTCGGCGCGCTGGCGGCGTGGATGATCATCGTCGACCGGGTGCCGGGCGGCATGACGGCGGTGACCGAGTTCGCTCGCGAGTCGGGACGGCTACGGTTGTTCGATTTCGAATTTTCCCTGCTCAAGCCGACGATGACGTTCTGGGCGGGGCTGGTTGGCGGCGCCTTCCTGACCGCCGCCACCCATGGCACGGACCAGCTGATGGTCCAGCGCTACCTCTCCGGCCGCAACCAGCGCGATGCCGCAAAGGCGCTGGCGGCCAGCGGCTTTATCGTCGCCGGGCAGTTCGCCGTGTTCCTGCTCATTGGCGTGGCCCTGGCGGCGTTTTACGCGCTCTCCCCGGCGATGGCCGGCCTGGATGCGCCGGCCGGCGACCGGCTGTTTGCGACATTCATCGTCGATGAAATGCCGGCTGGCCTGGCGGGTATCACGCTGGCGTCGGTGTTCGCGGCGGCGATGAGCACGCTGTCCAGCTCCCTTAACTCTTCGGCCACCGCGCTGGTCAACGATGTCTGGCTGCCGTTACGGCGCGAGCCGCTGGACGCGGCCGGCCAGTTACGCGCGGGACGCCTGGCCACGGCGCTGTTCGGCGTGGTCCAGGTGGGCATCGCGCTGGCCTTCGGCGCGCTCGATTTCAGCGAAAGCGTGGTCGCCAACGTGCTGAAGGTGGCCGGCTTCGCCAGCGGCCCGGTGCTGGGTGTCTACCTGCTGGGTGTGTTCGCCCACGGTGTGCGTCAACCGGCCGCCATTGCCGGCTTCGTGGTCGGCGTACTCATTCTCTCGGTGCTGGCCTTCGGCACCGCCCTGTACTGGCCCTGGTATGCGGCCGCCGGCGCGCTCGTCACGCTGGCGGCGGGCATGGCCGCCCAAAAGGTGATGCGATGA
- a CDS encoding N-acetylmuramoyl-L-alanine amidase, with the protein MFNTISPRRLLLLAVPALALAGCASTSGPVQVESENQDSRVAVVVLHFTVSDFADSMHVLTKRTSRPVSSHYLIPEPGDDSYEGEKLQVYQLVDENRRAWHAGVGSWRGMKKLNNMSVGIEIVNQAHCHEAQDDTEPAEPTVADWAAERICFYPDFAEEQMALVAETLEGILSRHPDVPPTHVIGHSDLAPQRKIDPGPRFPWQWLYTQGYGAWYDDDTVARYWDRFRLDLPGIGRMQEALETYGYEIELTGEYDEQTRNVISAFQMHFLPWEVTGQNSPATAAVLYALIEKYYENDLAPLLAPEPEPVLVPEPAVVPVTVPVTPADAG; encoded by the coding sequence ATGTTCAACACGATTTCTCCCCGACGCCTGCTGTTACTGGCGGTTCCCGCGCTGGCGCTGGCCGGTTGCGCGTCGACGTCGGGCCCGGTGCAGGTCGAGTCGGAAAACCAGGACAGCCGGGTGGCGGTGGTGGTGCTTCACTTCACCGTCAGCGATTTTGCCGACTCCATGCACGTGCTGACCAAGCGCACCAGCCGCCCGGTCAGCTCGCACTACCTGATTCCCGAGCCCGGTGACGACAGCTACGAGGGCGAGAAGCTGCAGGTCTACCAGCTGGTGGACGAGAACCGTCGGGCCTGGCATGCCGGTGTGGGCTCGTGGCGGGGCATGAAGAAACTGAACAACATGTCCGTGGGCATCGAGATCGTCAACCAGGCACATTGCCACGAGGCGCAGGATGACACTGAGCCGGCCGAGCCCACCGTGGCGGACTGGGCCGCGGAGCGCATCTGCTTCTACCCGGACTTTGCCGAGGAGCAGATGGCGCTGGTGGCGGAAACGCTGGAGGGCATCCTGTCACGCCATCCGGACGTGCCACCCACTCACGTGATTGGCCACTCGGACCTGGCGCCGCAGCGCAAGATCGACCCCGGCCCGCGATTCCCCTGGCAGTGGCTGTATACCCAGGGCTACGGCGCCTGGTATGACGATGACACGGTCGCCCGCTACTGGGATCGTTTCCGCTTGGACCTGCCCGGCATCGGCCGCATGCAGGAAGCGCTGGAGACCTATGGCTACGAAATCGAACTGACCGGCGAGTATGACGAGCAGACCCGTAACGTCATCAGCGCCTTCCAGATGCATTTCCTGCCCTGGGAAGTGACTGGCCAGAACAGCCCGGCTACCGCGGCCGTGCTCTACGCGCTGATCGAGAAGTATTACGAGAACGACCTGGCACCGCTGTTGGCGCCCGAGCCTGAACCTGTGCTGGTGCCGGAACCTGCTGTCGTTCCGGTCACGGTTCCCGTTACGCCGGCCGACGCCGGCTGA
- a CDS encoding TonB-dependent receptor, translating to MHTSLARRIMPYASLLMLAIAALLISMPAMAQQSGDIAGTVVDADGVGIEGVTVDATSPVLPGKRTATTNENGQYRLPLLPPGNYTLMYTLPDGTERSRAAEVLLQQRSTVNVAITPEVDGATLEEVLVVGTSPLLATEDASLSDAVNYETFDSLPVGQEYRDLIKLIPGVQYTQDSIRGPSAGGNGQDNTYQFDGVDVSLPMFGTLSAEPSTHDIDQVSMVRGGASAVGFNRSGGFKINTISKRGTDEFHGEASYQVEDSDWSADPDTGVASSDRTREWIVANISGPILQDKLYFYASYYNPTTELVNRDNAYGPVPDYKSDRKEYFGKLTWAPTDSILLDASYRNSDNEGRGQGVGFYETVDGSTGSDATLEITILEGSWVINENSSAYFKYTDFANETRGGPDLLLSAQPSVGGSLDLNNLDRMGHFIVPQARDDDPAWNAFAQPLIDRYGYVGDDGTLQGGGLVGAAQTINDQNFYRESFEVGYDYTLDFGNVSHELHIGYHQEEIHEILIRSSNGWGLIESVGGEETTAVGDIPIYYRANFFQTSLGDYGIPPINSYAESRNIELNDIITWNDFEFNVGVMFSEDTLYGQGLKAVSGNLSGFENSPGTKYKMKKVSFDEMMQPRLGVTWHFADNASLFANYARYYPSASSLARAASWDRNLHTEIEALFDINGNMIGLEEDASSSGKLFQEGIDPRHVDEFLVGANWQPMDNLTTRIHYRRREARSFWEDTYNWALEAYSCTAEPDRFGCMPAGWAPEEPYIPNLNDYRAEIGGSTFVIAEVPNGYTDYDEVSLEAEWSQDNWYVQASYTWSDYRGNFDQDNATSENDFNTFIGSSLLSDGRGRMLWNMKDGQLRGDRTHLFKAYGYYQFSWNGSVGAYALYQSGQPWETWDGSLYGYSSDTIRFAEPAGTHRSDAHYQLDLNYTQNFYFGANDRYGVQLRADLYNVFDNQTGYNIQPSINTAGYGEPRSYYLPRRLQLMAKFLF from the coding sequence ATGCACACTTCGTTAGCACGCAGAATCATGCCCTATGCCAGTTTGCTGATGCTCGCCATTGCGGCGCTGCTCATCAGCATGCCGGCCATGGCGCAACAATCCGGCGACATTGCCGGCACGGTCGTCGACGCCGACGGCGTTGGCATTGAAGGCGTCACGGTTGATGCGACCAGCCCGGTACTGCCCGGCAAGCGCACCGCGACCACCAACGAAAACGGCCAGTACCGCCTGCCGCTGCTGCCCCCGGGCAACTACACGCTCATGTACACGCTGCCGGACGGCACCGAGCGTTCCCGGGCCGCCGAGGTTCTGCTGCAGCAGCGTTCAACGGTCAACGTGGCGATTACGCCGGAAGTCGACGGTGCGACGCTCGAGGAAGTCCTCGTGGTGGGTACCAGCCCGTTGCTGGCCACCGAAGACGCCTCGCTGTCTGACGCCGTCAACTACGAGACCTTCGATTCCCTGCCCGTTGGCCAGGAATACCGCGACCTGATCAAGCTGATCCCCGGTGTCCAGTACACCCAGGACAGCATCCGCGGCCCAAGCGCTGGCGGTAACGGCCAGGACAACACCTACCAGTTTGACGGTGTGGACGTGTCCCTGCCGATGTTCGGTACGCTGTCTGCCGAGCCCTCCACCCATGACATCGACCAGGTGAGCATGGTGCGTGGTGGCGCTTCCGCGGTTGGCTTCAACCGTTCCGGCGGTTTCAAGATCAACACGATCTCCAAGCGCGGCACCGACGAGTTCCACGGTGAGGCCAGCTACCAGGTCGAGGATTCCGACTGGTCCGCCGACCCGGATACCGGTGTGGCATCGTCTGACCGCACGCGCGAATGGATCGTCGCCAACATCAGCGGCCCGATCCTGCAGGACAAACTGTACTTCTACGCGTCCTACTACAACCCGACCACGGAACTGGTCAACCGCGACAACGCCTACGGCCCGGTGCCGGACTACAAGTCCGACCGTAAGGAGTACTTCGGCAAACTGACCTGGGCACCGACCGATTCCATCCTGCTGGACGCCAGCTACCGTAACTCCGACAACGAAGGCCGCGGCCAGGGCGTTGGTTTTTACGAGACGGTCGATGGCTCCACCGGTTCGGATGCCACGCTGGAAATCACCATCCTGGAAGGTTCCTGGGTGATCAATGAGAACTCCAGCGCGTACTTCAAGTACACCGACTTCGCCAACGAAACCCGTGGCGGGCCTGACCTGTTGCTGTCGGCACAGCCGAGCGTCGGTGGTTCACTGGACCTGAACAACCTGGACCGTATGGGCCACTTCATCGTCCCGCAGGCGCGTGACGACGATCCGGCCTGGAACGCCTTCGCACAGCCGCTGATTGACCGCTACGGTTACGTCGGCGACGACGGCACCCTGCAGGGTGGCGGCCTGGTTGGCGCGGCCCAGACCATTAATGACCAGAACTTCTACCGTGAGTCGTTCGAAGTCGGCTACGACTACACGCTGGACTTTGGCAACGTGTCGCACGAGCTGCACATCGGTTACCACCAGGAAGAGATCCATGAAATCCTGATCCGCTCATCCAACGGCTGGGGCCTGATCGAGTCCGTCGGCGGCGAGGAAACCACGGCGGTTGGCGACATTCCGATCTACTACCGCGCCAACTTCTTCCAGACCAGCCTGGGCGACTATGGCATCCCGCCGATCAACTCGTACGCGGAATCCCGCAACATCGAGCTGAACGACATCATCACCTGGAATGACTTCGAGTTTAACGTCGGCGTCATGTTCTCCGAGGACACCCTGTACGGCCAGGGCCTGAAGGCCGTGTCCGGCAACCTCAGCGGTTTCGAGAACAGCCCGGGTACCAAGTACAAGATGAAGAAGGTCAGCTTTGACGAAATGATGCAGCCGCGCCTGGGCGTGACCTGGCATTTCGCCGACAACGCGTCATTGTTCGCCAACTACGCCCGGTACTACCCGTCCGCCAGTTCACTGGCCCGTGCGGCGTCCTGGGACCGTAACCTGCACACCGAGATTGAAGCCCTGTTCGATATCAACGGCAACATGATCGGCCTGGAAGAAGATGCGTCCTCCTCGGGCAAGCTGTTCCAGGAAGGCATCGACCCGCGTCACGTGGACGAGTTCCTGGTCGGCGCCAACTGGCAGCCGATGGACAACCTGACCACGCGCATTCACTACCGTCGTCGTGAAGCCCGCAGCTTCTGGGAAGACACCTACAACTGGGCACTGGAAGCTTACTCCTGCACCGCAGAACCGGACCGTTTCGGCTGCATGCCGGCCGGCTGGGCGCCTGAAGAGCCCTACATCCCGAACCTGAACGACTACCGTGCAGAAATCGGTGGTTCCACGTTCGTGATCGCCGAGGTACCGAACGGCTACACCGACTACGACGAAGTCAGCCTGGAAGCCGAATGGTCACAGGACAACTGGTACGTGCAGGCGTCTTACACCTGGAGCGACTACCGCGGTAACTTCGACCAGGACAACGCGACCTCCGAGAACGACTTCAACACGTTCATCGGCTCCTCGCTGCTGTCTGACGGCCGTGGCCGCATGCTGTGGAACATGAAGGACGGCCAGCTGCGTGGCGACCGTACCCACCTGTTCAAGGCTTACGGTTACTACCAGTTCAGCTGGAACGGCAGTGTCGGCGCCTACGCGCTGTACCAGTCCGGCCAGCCCTGGGAAACCTGGGACGGCTCACTGTACGGCTACTCCAGCGACACGATCCGTTTCGCCGAGCCGGCCGGTACCCACCGTTCCGACGCGCACTACCAGTTGGACCTGAACTACACCCAGAACTTCTACTTCGGGGCCAACGATCGTTACGGCGTGCAGCTGCGCGCAGACCTGTACAACGTGTTTGATAACCAGACCGGTTACAACATCCAGCCGAGCATCAACACCGCCGGCTACGGTGAACCGCGTTCGTACTACCTGCCGCGTCGCCTGCAGCTGATGGCCAAGTTCCTGTTCTGA
- a CDS encoding S66 peptidase family protein codes for MAFRPARLRDGARIGIVSPAYWPLPDRLARAVGEFRDRGFDVVLGDNVGLREDKYAGPPEARAADLMAMFTDPSIDAIICARGGYGVNRVLPLLDYDMIAVNPKILVGFSDITGLLTTVSQQCEFVTFHGPMLTTFGRETVPYNIDTLLAVLSGEDNVEIRSTAGCQARVLAPGEASGPLWGGNLSLLIERLATPGQVCTDGAILFIEDIDEKLHAFDRMLLQLRSAGCLDGIRGLVVGEMLEMHDGGDVSFGKDTDAIIMDVFGDLGIPIISHFPCGHGDCQATLPVAHTVELHADPDDPRIRIPQSPVS; via the coding sequence ATGGCTTTCCGCCCGGCGCGACTGCGCGACGGCGCCCGAATCGGTATCGTCAGCCCGGCCTACTGGCCACTGCCGGACCGGCTGGCGCGTGCCGTGGGCGAGTTCCGCGACCGCGGCTTCGATGTCGTTCTTGGCGATAACGTGGGCCTGCGCGAGGACAAGTACGCCGGTCCGCCGGAAGCGCGCGCGGCCGACCTGATGGCGATGTTCACCGATCCTTCGATCGACGCCATCATCTGCGCGCGCGGCGGCTACGGCGTCAACCGGGTGCTGCCGCTGCTGGATTACGACATGATCGCGGTCAACCCCAAGATCCTGGTGGGCTTCAGCGACATCACCGGCCTGCTGACCACGGTGTCGCAGCAATGTGAATTCGTCACCTTTCATGGGCCGATGCTCACCACGTTCGGCCGCGAGACCGTGCCCTACAACATCGACACGCTGCTGGCCGTGCTGTCCGGTGAAGACAATGTCGAGATTCGTTCGACCGCCGGGTGCCAGGCCCGTGTCCTGGCACCCGGTGAGGCCAGCGGCCCGCTGTGGGGCGGCAACCTTTCACTGCTGATCGAACGCCTGGCCACGCCAGGGCAGGTCTGCACCGACGGCGCGATCCTGTTCATCGAAGATATCGACGAGAAGCTGCACGCTTTCGACCGGATGCTGCTGCAACTGCGCTCTGCCGGCTGCCTGGATGGCATCCGCGGCCTGGTGGTGGGCGAGATGCTGGAGATGCACGATGGCGGCGACGTGTCGTTTGGCAAGGACACGGACGCGATCATCATGGACGTGTTCGGCGACCTGGGCATTCCCATTATCAGTCACTTCCCCTGCGGCCATGGCGACTGCCAGGCCACACTTCCGGTCGCGCACACGGTAGAGTTGCATGCGGACCCGGACGACCCGCGCATCCGGATCCCGCAGTCACCAGTCAGTTAA